Proteins from one Molothrus aeneus isolate 106 chromosome 27, BPBGC_Maene_1.0, whole genome shotgun sequence genomic window:
- the JSRP1 gene encoding junctional sarcoplasmic reticulum protein 1, with amino-acid sequence MPEPAPLGGDRKAAEKKRAEKVGAKGSAAGPPVPRSLPVQSKAEPPSLDPAEEPLLWEGLTLNKCILVASVVALLSVTFQVLQAPCSKEGLARGRQEPPPPPVPEVVSPKVEIPEAVTAQPAPPPESSAVEEDDDDEDGDDDDDSEADSNLGEPWIFKKWFGRATPEDEDKDGDKDEDKDEDMDEDKDEDEGKDEELADVPEVPTAVTEGKKSQEKQEKKVEEEGEKEEKEEDKEENEEEEEEDEEEEEEKEEKKKEEKKEKAREGRAVHAERSGRREARAKDRTAGDRAGRAPRAPREPEQQPQKKRDRERKERKERKEKRRERDESRREGWRDRPGRADGGRESPRRDWKQQKGRKPWEPGRDGRAREGKRRD; translated from the exons ATGCCAGAGCCAGCCCCGCTCGGCGGGGACAGGAAAGCGGCGGAGAAGAAGCGAGCGGAGAAGGTGGGAGCCAAGGGCAGCGCTGCCGGGCCACCAG TCCCCAGGAGCCTCCCCGTGCAGAGCAAGGCGGAGCCGCCCAGCCTGGACCCCGCGGAGGAGCCGCTGCTCTGGGAAGGGCTCACCCTCAACAAGTGCATCCTGGTGGCCTCGGTGGTGGCCCTGCTCAGCGTCACCTTCCAGGTGCTCCAAG CGCCATGCTCCAAGGAGGGACTCGCCCGCGGCCGCCAGGAGCCTCCGCCCCCTCCCGTTCCCG agGTTGTGAGCCCCAAGGTGGAGATCCCAGAGGCGGTGACTGCCCAGCCTGCGCCGCCTCCGGAGAGCAGCGCGgtggaggaggatgatgatgatgaagatggTGACGATGACGATGACAGCGAAGCTGACAGCAACCTG ggagAACCCTGGATCTTCAAGAAGTGGTTTGGCCGTGCAACACCAGAGGATGAGGACAaggatggggacaaggatgaAGACAAGGATGAGGACATGGATGAGGACAAGGATGAGGATGAGGGCAAAGATGAAGAACTTGCAGATGTCCCCGAGGTGCCAACGGCTGTGACAGAGGGGAAGAAGagccaggagaagcaggagaaaaaggtggaggaggaaggagaaaaggaggagaaggaggaagacaaagaggagaatgaggaggaggaggaggaggatgaggaggaggaggaggagaaggaggagaagaagaaggaggagaagaaggagaaagccCGGGAAGGCCGCGCTGTCCATGCGGAGCGGAGCGGCCGGAGGGAGGCACGAGCCAAGGACAGGACAGCGGGGGACAGAGCTGGCCgagccccccgggccccccggGAAccggagcagcagccccagaagAAACGGGACcgggagaggaaggagaggaaggagaggaaggagaaacgGCGGGAGCGGGATGAGTCCaggagggaggggtggaggGACCGTCCCGGCAGGGCTGACGGCGGCCGGGAGAGCCCGAGGCGGGACTGGAAGCAGCAGAAGGGCAGGAAGCCCTGGGAGCCGGGCAGGGAcggcagggccagggagggcaAGAGACGCGACTGA